Proteins co-encoded in one Rhodococcus sp. PAMC28707 genomic window:
- a CDS encoding ABC transporter ATP-binding protein produces MTTTHSLEIEHLTLGYGDRTVIGDLDLSVAPGKITSIVGANACGKSTLLRSMSRLLKPQQGHVLLDGRDVHRLPARALARVLGLLPQSPIAPEGITVSDLVGRGRHPHQGMFARWSHDDDVAVADALDLTQTAALADRAVDELSGGQRQRVWIAMALAQHTDLLLLDEPTTFLDVSHQVEVLDLLTDLNRRRGTTIVMVLHDLNFAARYSDHLIALADGHIHASGSPGEVLTEECVRTVFGLDNRIIVDPTSGKPLMLPLGRHHVESSTQPVRS; encoded by the coding sequence GTGACCACCACCCATTCACTCGAGATCGAGCATCTGACCCTCGGCTACGGGGACCGAACCGTGATCGGCGACCTCGATCTGTCGGTAGCTCCGGGGAAGATCACCTCGATCGTCGGCGCGAACGCCTGCGGCAAATCGACTCTGCTGCGGTCGATGTCGCGGCTGCTGAAGCCGCAGCAAGGGCATGTCCTGCTCGACGGCCGCGACGTGCATCGACTGCCGGCGAGGGCATTGGCCCGCGTCCTCGGTCTGCTCCCACAGTCGCCGATCGCCCCAGAGGGCATCACCGTCAGCGATCTCGTCGGCCGTGGACGCCATCCACACCAGGGAATGTTCGCGCGGTGGTCCCATGACGACGACGTCGCAGTCGCCGACGCGCTCGATCTCACCCAGACCGCAGCGTTGGCCGACCGCGCCGTCGACGAGCTGTCCGGTGGTCAGCGCCAACGAGTGTGGATCGCGATGGCCCTCGCGCAACACACTGATCTACTGCTCCTCGACGAACCGACGACGTTCCTCGACGTCAGCCATCAGGTGGAAGTACTCGATCTGCTCACCGACCTCAACCGCAGACGCGGCACGACGATCGTGATGGTGCTGCACGATCTGAATTTCGCCGCCCGCTACTCGGACCACCTGATTGCGTTGGCGGACGGACACATTCACGCTTCGGGCAGTCCGGGTGAAGTATTGACAGAGGAGTGCGTGCGGACTGTATTCGGGTTGGACAACCGCATCATCGTCGACCCGACATCAGGAAAGCCGCTCATGCTTCCCCTGGGTCGGCATCATGTGGAGTCGTCCACCCAGCCCGTCAGGAGTTAG